A part of Bdellovibrionota bacterium genomic DNA contains:
- a CDS encoding Ig-like domain-containing protein — MKRGPNLLLAVLVLVVGTSCSKESPSDVTIGYSASELSASSGSAILGVIAPAADGSVEILYASPFLPPDQIQLSNLSIPRVDAEVVILTFSEALAGVQPTFLPPSAQKSGNLVHLPPNGIFHAAVQGARSFVPLADSDPKATLIQAFADMVCVDSSVLVEVTPTPSPSPTPTSTPTPTPTPTPNPDQTPPTVVSISPPDGAFGIAPATAITVTFSEPIDPASVTTSSFSLSESGQSVPGTVQYNTGGATFTPARRLALLSRVTVSLGSSIRDLAGNGLTPLSSDFTTRDGTFLPSEVLESDPNYSVGSGTTASDAVGNLLVIWPQSDGTRSNLYSRYRRVGQPWDPEELVETLDTQSPLGPQAAFWPSGEALVVWNQSNGSRNHVYANRFDPTQPVGQRWGVQALVEDTPGAGATFLPRLRIDSNGNATAAWTQTDPGSTVRSVWANRYDAASKTWGSQAVQIENEATSAYLLAILSMDADQNGNTYASWIHTDAGGKNSVFVARYLAASGWVLGAPIESLDTAMASPQVVVDPVTQDAIVVWNETDLSTTPSMKRLRANHFSGGQWGSVPDIVDEELNNQVLSSVQLGADSFGISALWVHNTFDSATSATTANLYLRRYTSTLGWSPVDVIASLAGATFGAQQIALDRQGNAMAFWERLVNSSYELVTRRYVTGFGWLGEQTLSTSSSSEVPRFGMSPLGHGGLCWIKPDPSILGLFCSRFE; from the coding sequence ATGAAAAGGGGTCCAAACTTACTCTTGGCGGTGCTTGTTCTTGTAGTCGGGACCAGCTGTTCAAAGGAATCGCCGTCCGATGTGACGATCGGCTACAGCGCGAGTGAACTCTCCGCGTCGTCGGGATCGGCGATTTTAGGCGTTATTGCGCCGGCAGCGGATGGATCGGTCGAGATTCTCTATGCGTCTCCGTTCCTTCCGCCGGATCAGATCCAACTGAGTAACCTTTCAATCCCGCGAGTCGATGCGGAGGTTGTGATCCTGACATTCTCGGAAGCATTGGCAGGCGTTCAGCCGACGTTTTTGCCTCCGTCCGCACAGAAATCAGGAAATCTGGTGCATCTCCCGCCCAACGGCATTTTCCACGCCGCCGTGCAAGGAGCGAGAAGTTTTGTTCCGCTCGCGGATTCCGATCCGAAAGCGACATTGATTCAGGCGTTCGCGGATATGGTGTGCGTCGATTCCAGCGTTTTGGTCGAGGTTACGCCGACGCCCTCGCCGAGTCCCACACCCACGTCGACTCCAACACCAACCCCCACACCGACGCCGAATCCGGACCAAACTCCGCCGACGGTCGTTTCCATTTCACCGCCGGATGGTGCGTTTGGAATCGCACCCGCGACGGCGATTACTGTAACGTTTAGTGAGCCGATTGATCCGGCCTCTGTAACGACTTCGTCGTTTTCTCTATCGGAATCGGGGCAGTCGGTTCCCGGCACGGTGCAGTACAACACAGGTGGGGCGACTTTCACACCCGCTCGCAGGCTGGCCTTGCTCTCGAGGGTGACGGTTTCTCTCGGTAGTTCGATTCGGGATCTAGCGGGGAATGGTCTGACTCCGCTCTCGAGCGACTTTACAACGCGGGACGGCACGTTTCTCCCCTCTGAAGTTCTCGAGTCCGACCCCAACTACAGTGTCGGGTCCGGAACGACGGCGTCGGACGCCGTCGGAAACCTGCTTGTCATATGGCCTCAAAGCGACGGCACGCGAAGCAATCTTTATTCTCGCTATCGTCGAGTCGGACAGCCGTGGGATCCCGAGGAGTTGGTCGAAACCCTCGACACGCAAAGCCCGCTGGGACCTCAGGCGGCGTTCTGGCCGTCCGGCGAGGCGCTCGTCGTCTGGAATCAGTCGAACGGCTCTCGAAATCATGTCTATGCGAATCGATTCGATCCCACTCAACCGGTGGGTCAGCGATGGGGAGTTCAAGCCTTGGTGGAAGACACGCCCGGGGCAGGAGCGACGTTTCTTCCCCGTCTCCGAATCGATTCAAATGGCAACGCAACGGCCGCTTGGACGCAGACCGATCCCGGGTCGACCGTTCGGAGCGTTTGGGCGAATCGATATGATGCCGCTTCAAAGACATGGGGATCACAAGCGGTACAGATCGAAAACGAGGCGACCAGCGCCTACTTGCTTGCAATTCTATCGATGGACGCGGACCAGAACGGGAACACTTACGCGTCCTGGATTCACACGGACGCCGGCGGGAAAAACTCTGTTTTCGTCGCCCGGTATCTGGCCGCTTCGGGCTGGGTATTGGGCGCGCCGATTGAATCTCTGGACACCGCCATGGCCTCGCCGCAGGTCGTCGTCGATCCCGTCACCCAAGATGCGATCGTGGTGTGGAACGAGACCGATTTGTCTACGACGCCTTCGATGAAACGACTTCGTGCCAATCACTTCTCCGGGGGTCAGTGGGGAAGCGTGCCGGACATCGTAGATGAGGAACTGAACAATCAAGTTCTCTCTTCCGTACAGCTTGGGGCCGATTCGTTCGGGATCTCGGCGCTCTGGGTGCACAACACGTTCGACAGCGCGACCAGCGCGACGACAGCCAATTTATATCTTCGACGGTATACGTCCACGTTGGGCTGGAGCCCGGTCGACGTGATCGCCTCGCTGGCCGGCGCCACGTTTGGGGCCCAGCAGATCGCTCTGGATCGTCAGGGAAACGCCATGGCCTTCTGGGAGCGGCTCGTCAACTCCTCCTACGAATTGGTTACTCGGCGTTATGTGACTGGTTTTGGCTGGCTCGGCGAGCAAACTTTGTCCACAAGTTCGAGCTCCGAAGTGCCGAGGTTCGGCATGAGTCCCCTTGGACACGGCGGCCTTTGCTGGATAAAACCGGATCCTTCAATTCTGGGGCTCTTTTGCAGCCGGTTTGAGTAA